The Saprospiraceae bacterium genome contains the following window.
ACGGCTTTAGAACCTAACATGGATTTAACCTGACTGATGACATTAAAAAAGTCAGCACCTTGTCTATCCATTTTATTTACGAATCCCAAGCGAGGCACCTTATAATTGTCAGCTAATCTCCAATTGGTTTCACTTTGAGGTTCTACCCCATCGACGGCACTAAATAAGAAAACAAGGCCATCCAATACCCTTAAAGACCGGTTTACTTCGACTGTAAAGTCAACGTGACCTGGTGTATCGATTATATTTACGATATAAGGAGAATCTTTCCAAATCCAATTTGTCTGAGTGGCAGCAGAAGTAATGGTAATTCCACGCTCTTGCTCTTGGGCCATCCAGTCCATAGTTGCTGCACCATCATGAACCTCTCCAATTTTATGCGTGAGACCTGTATAATATAATATACGTTCTGTAGTAGTTGTTTTGCCTGCGTCAATGTGTGCTGCAATCCCTATGTTTCTCAAATATTTTAAATCCCTTGACATTCCTACTTACTTAATATTCTATTGAATTACGATTTAAAATGGGCAAATGCACGATTGGATTCAGCCATTTTATGGGTGTCTTCCCGTTTTTTAACAGCCGCACCTTCATTTTTACTTGCTGAAATAACCTCATTGGCTAATTTGTCTGCCATTCCTTTACCAGCACGTGCTCTTGAATATTTAATTAACCATTTAATGGCGGTGGATATTTTTCTAGCTGGACGCATTTCTTGAGGAATTTGAAAAGTGGCTCCTCCAATACGTTTAGGTTTTACCTCAATATGAGGCATTACATTATTAAGAGCTCTTTGCCAAACTTCATGTGGATTTTCAGTTGTTTTCGTTTCAACTGTATCCATAGCCTTATAGAATATGTTATAGGCGGTACTTTTTTTACCTTCCCAAATCATATTATTTACGAATTGAGTTACCAGTGGATCATTGAAACGCGGGTCGGCTTCTATAATTCGTTTCTTTGGTTTATGTTTTCTCATGGACTATTGAAAAAGAGATTTTATCAAATTATTTTTTAGGCATTTTAGAACCATACTTCGAACGGCTTTTTTTCCGGTTGTTTACCCCGGCTGTATCTAATGCACCCCGAACAATGGTATAACGTACTCCTGGAAGATCTTTTACCCTTCCCCCTCTTACTAACACAATTGAGTGCTCTTGAAGGTTATGGCCTTCACCTGGTATATAACAAATAACTTCAATACCGTTGGTCAAACGAACTTTGGCCACTTTACGTAAAGCGGAATTTGGCTTTTTGGGAGTTGTAGTATAAACTCTGGTGCAAACACCCCTTTTTTGAGGGTTGGATTGCAGTGCACGAGATTTACTTTTGTACACAACTTTTTCCCTTCCTTTCCGAATTAGCTGGTTAATAGTAGGCATAAATTGGCTTGTACTTAATTTTAATATTTTATATATAACAGATTTTCAACGCCTTATGACATACCTATCCCATAAGGAGACGCAAAAATAGAACTCTTTCGATAAATAGCAAAATCCAATTGCATATTTATTCAATAAGTTTGCAAGACCTTAACACACATAACCATCAGAAACCATGGATTTTATAAAAGAGATTTGCCTTCGGAAGGCTACAGCGCTGGATGCACAAGCTATTCTGGACCTAGTAAAAGAACTGGCGGTTTATGAAAAAGCTGCCCATGAGGTAAAAACGGAGCCTTCAGATTACCAAAATGGGCTTCAAACTGGTCTGTTTCAGGTGTTATTAGCAGAACACCCGAATTTTGGAATCCTCGGAATGTGCTTATACTTTCCCTATTTTTCAACCTGGGGTGGCAAAACAATGTATTTAGAGGACTTTATTGTTAAAGAGTCTTTTAGAGGATTTGGATTGGGCCGTATCCTTTTTGAGGCATTTATTAAAGAAGCAAAAGTTCAAGGAGCCCGAAAATTAAAGTGGCAAGTCTTGGATTGGAATGAACCCGCTAAAAATTTCTATCGCCACTACTCCACTAAATTTATCTCTGGTTGGGAAAATGGAATCATCGAGTTTGAACCCCTTTAACCAGATGTTGGATAAATTGAATTTGGCTGAATTTCGATCTGCCTTCTAATTCGACAGGATTCTAACCACCGATAGATATTTTATATATATTTGCCCGAATATATGACTACAGGCAATCATATAATCCAATCCCTAATCGGACTGCGCTTAAAAGAAAATTTTGAATCAATTTTTAAATTCAATATTTTCGACACAATTCTGATCTTCTTGACTCGGATTTCAATTCGATAAAATTTAAATTAAGACAATAGGATCAGTATATCGGACGCATGAAACGCTACAAAAAACATATTACCATCCTCATACTAATTGTAATGAGCGTAATTTATACGGCCATTCATCCGCATGCCATCCATTATTTTGAATCCCGCCCCGGTGCCCTGCTTAATGATTATTTACTTAATATTATTCCTTCACATAATGTTGCATTGTTTGTATTTCTAATTCAATATTTCAGCATCGGTGTGTTTTTATTTTTCAATATCAGGAATTACGATACCATGGTTAATGTAATTGCTGCTTTTCTTCTTCTTCAGACCATTCGACTTTTCACTATTTATTTATTGCCTTTAGAACCACCTGAAGGGTATGTCCCGTTAAAAGATGCGATTTTAGGAGCCGTTGTTTATTCAGGCAAAATCTATAGCAAAGATTTGTTTTTCTCAGGTCATACGTCCGCAATGTATATTTTGTATTTCTTTGCTAAAACTCCTAATCAAAAAATATTTCATTTGTGTAGTTTAAGTTTGATCATTCCATTAATTTTGATTCAACACATTCATTACACCATTGATATTTTAGGTGCTATCGTGATTTCATATCTTGTCTGTTATTTCCTTAGAAGATTTTATTATTACACGCATCCTGAAATTTATGACAAGGTGAGTACTTCCAATTCGAAAGATGATGAATTGCCCCCTTTGTGGAAATTTAAATTATAAATTAATATTCTTGTATTTTAAAAAATGATTTTTAATTCTGCATATGTTTTATTTCAATCTAGTTCAATAGTTCAAATTACATTCACATGATTTTATTAATACATGATCATGTCAGAAATTAAAAATGGAGTTGAACAAGAAAAATTTTATTGGTGGTCTTCCGGACTTTCGGTTGCAGAAATTTTAGAATTATTTCAATACAGAATTTTAACTCCACGGACACAATATCGCAACAACTTTCATTTTGAAATCAGTCCTGAACAACTTCAAATTCTTTCAGAACCTTCTGACTTTAATATTGGATTTATAGGAGACTTAATGCCTATTAATGGTAAAAATTTTGTTTTATCTCCTGAATTATCAGACCACTTGAAATCACTTGATTTGCTTGTAGTAAATTTTGAAGGTGTCATTACAGATTCGAAGCGGTTTTTAGCACAAGTTCATCATCCGGAAATCTTAGAAAAGCTCAGAACAATTTATCAGGGACCTATACTATTGAATGTGGCCAATAATCATTCCGGTGATTTTGGAGAAAATGCATTTTATAAACATCTGGAATATTTAAACCGGAATAATTTTCCTATTTTTGGATATCGTGAAAATCCGTTTTTTGAACTAAATAATATCCGATTTTACAGTGCATCACTTTGGTCCAATCAGGAATTTAATGTGATCAACCGCTTTACTTACCAAATGCATGAAGAAATTAATCGGAATATTTCAAAAAATTATTTTAATATTTTTTTACCTCATTGGGGCTACGAAATGCAACGCTACCCCATTAAGAAACATCAGGATTTTGCATATAATTTATTAAATACCTGGGATATGATTATTGGAAATCATACCCATTGTCCACAACCTGCAGAATTGATCCCATTTGAAAATGAACAAAAATTAATTGCATTTTCCTTAGGCAATTTTTGTTATGATATTTTTAATTCCAATCAATGGCATGGAGCTTTCTTGATTGCTGGAATGTCTTTAAAACATGTTAAACCAAAATTGGTATCTTGTAGTTATTATTATACACATCAAGAAATCCCTAAAAATGAAATTCGAATTAAATTGTGCTCCGAACTCAATTATGCTAAAAGACGGCTCGAAATGCTGAATTATTTAAAATTTTAACACGAAGTAAGTTAAGAGAATCTGCAATCAAACTAATGCCGTCGATCTAAAATAAATTGCATCCAAAGTTTTAATTCATTTTTTTGTTCGTCGTTTATATATAAATCATCTAATACGGATTGTGCTTTTAATTTATAATTCGTAATCCGCTGCTTTAGTTTTTCTTTAATTGAATATTGATTCAACAAGGAGGCGACTTCCTGTAAGCGTTTTGCTGGATCATTACCCGTTACGTATTTTTCTAGAAATTCTTTACGAACTTCCGTATTCATGGCTTCACACAATTCTAAAATCAAAGCTGATTTTTTTGCCCTCAGAATGTCTCCTCCCTTTATTTTACCAAAATCCGTGGTTTCAGAATAAAAATCCAACCAATCATCTTCCAATTGAAATGCCAATCCTATTTGAATTCCAAGTGAGTAGAGCGCATTTGTTAAATCTTCACGTTTAGAAATTTTGGCAGCCAACCCAAAGCAACACGCCAATAAAACAGCTGTTTTAAGTCGAATCATCTCCAGATATTGTTCCAATGAAACATCCAGCTTGATTTCAAAACTCATATCCAGAGACTGGCCTTCGCAAACTTCGCGTGCCGTATTTAAAAATAAATCCATCAAGTTGATTTTAGTATCTCCGGCTTGCGCCTTCTGTATAAATGAAACACTTTCAATCAACATTAAATCGCCCGACAATATGGCTTCATTTTGTCCATATTTCACATGAACTGTATCAAAACTTCTTCGCTTGGAAGATGCATCCATAATATCATCATGGATCAAGCTGAAATTGTGAAAAAGTTCGATACCATAAGCCGCATCCAGTGCACGGAGCTTATCCCCTTTTAAAATATCAACCAGATATAATAAGGTAATTGGCCGAAGTCGTTTCCCGCCTATCGATAAGATATACGTTACCGGATCATACAATTCAACAGGTTGTTTAGTCCATTGAACTTTGGCCATATACATTTCAAAGGATTTGAGTAACTCGCCGATTGAATTTACATTTGTCATAATAAAATGGGCATGCTGATGATTCAAAAATATGGATTGATACTGATTATTTTCTTTGTTCAATGCAAGGTAGAAGAAAAAGCGGACAGTATATTTTTCAACGGTAAAATTTATACCGCTGATTCTAAAGATGCAGTTGTTCAGGCCCTGGCTATAAAAAAAGGGCAGATTCTGGCAGTTGGGACTGATCAAGACATTCTCAAATTCAAATCGGATGTTACGCAAATGAATGACTTGGAAGGTCAATTTGTGATGCCCGGATTGATTGAAGGGCATGGTCATTTTTTTAAGTTTAGGCAAGAGTGTTTTGAATTTAAATTTGCTTCAAACTAAAAATTGGAATGAAATTACCCAAAAGGTTGCTGAAAAATTAAAAACGATCCCTGAAGGTGAATGGCTTGAGGGTATGGGGTGGCATCAGGAAAAATGGAATGAAAATCCTGGCTTAACAGTAAATGGTTACCCATTTCATGATGATCTCAGCAAAATAAGCCCTGATAATCCTGTTATTTTAAAACATGCCAGTGGTCATGCATTAATCGCAAATCAAAAAGCGATGGAACTTGCTTCAATAAATTCTGAAACCAATTCACCTGCTGGAGGTCGAATTGTAAAAGATGCAAGTGGAAAACTCACCGGAGTCTTTGAAGAAAATGCCATGAATTTGATATTCAATGCATTTCAACAGTCCTTTCAACAAAAAACCAAAAGCCAGCAACTGGATTTATTAAAATTACAGGCATACCATGCAAATACCTTATGCAATCAATTTGGGATTACTAGTTTTCAGGATGCTGGCAGCAGTTTGGAAGAAATTCGGGCATTGAAATCACTTTGTGATTCACAACAACTTTCCATAAGGCTTTACGTCATGTTGCTGAATGATACGGACAGCACTTTAACTGATCTCGACCAATTACCAATTCCAATGAATCAGAATCAATCGTTTAGTTGTAAAGCAGTCAAAGCCTATTTGGATGGAGCACTGGGAAGCTATGGTGCCTGGCTACTCGCCTCTTATGCTGATAAATCTGATTTTTATGGGCAAAACACCTTGCCCATTTCAAAACTTCAACAGATTGCTACAACCTGCAAGCAGAAAGGACTCCAACTTTGTGTACATGGAATTGGCGATCGTGGAAACAGAGAAATACTAAACGTATTTGAAAACCAATTAAAATCATCAAACTACGATCAACGCTGGCGAATCGAGCATGCTCAACATTTGGATTCATTAGACATACCCCGTTTTAAAACTTTAGGCGTCATTGCCTCCATGCAAGCAATCCATTGCACATCAGATGCGCCATTTGTAATCAAACGACTTGGATTTGAAAGAGCCCGACAAGGAGCTTATGCCTGGAGATTTTTATTAAATGCTGGAGCACATTTAGCAAATGGTACAGATTGTCCGGTAGAGTCTGTAAATCCTTTTGAATGCATGTATGCTGCCATTACCAGAAAGCGATTGGACAACGGACTGGAGTTCTTTCCTGAACAAAAAATGAATCGGATCGAAGCCTTACGGTCTTATACCATCTGGAATGCTTATGCTGCATTTGAAGAATCTATTAAAGGCAGTCTTGAAGTTGGAAAGCTTGCTGATTTTATAATCTTGGATAGGAACTTGCTGGAATGTAATGATGCAGAGGTGGCCGGATGTAAA
Protein-coding sequences here:
- the rpsG gene encoding 30S ribosomal protein S7, with protein sequence MRKHKPKKRIIEADPRFNDPLVTQFVNNMIWEGKKSTAYNIFYKAMDTVETKTTENPHEVWQRALNNVMPHIEVKPKRIGGATFQIPQEMRPARKISTAIKWLIKYSRARAGKGMADKLANEVISASKNEGAAVKKREDTHKMAESNRAFAHFKS
- a CDS encoding 30S ribosomal protein S12; this encodes MPTINQLIRKGREKVVYKSKSRALQSNPQKRGVCTRVYTTTPKKPNSALRKVAKVRLTNGIEVICYIPGEGHNLQEHSIVLVRGGRVKDLPGVRYTIVRGALDTAGVNNRKKSRSKYGSKMPKK
- a CDS encoding GNAT family N-acetyltransferase, producing MDFIKEICLRKATALDAQAILDLVKELAVYEKAAHEVKTEPSDYQNGLQTGLFQVLLAEHPNFGILGMCLYFPYFSTWGGKTMYLEDFIVKESFRGFGLGRILFEAFIKEAKVQGARKLKWQVLDWNEPAKNFYRHYSTKFISGWENGIIEFEPL
- a CDS encoding CapA family protein → MSEIKNGVEQEKFYWWSSGLSVAEILELFQYRILTPRTQYRNNFHFEISPEQLQILSEPSDFNIGFIGDLMPINGKNFVLSPELSDHLKSLDLLVVNFEGVITDSKRFLAQVHHPEILEKLRTIYQGPILLNVANNHSGDFGENAFYKHLEYLNRNNFPIFGYRENPFFELNNIRFYSASLWSNQEFNVINRFTYQMHEEINRNISKNYFNIFLPHWGYEMQRYPIKKHQDFAYNLLNTWDMIIGNHTHCPQPAELIPFENEQKLIAFSLGNFCYDIFNSNQWHGAFLIAGMSLKHVKPKLVSCSYYYTHQEIPKNEIRIKLCSELNYAKRRLEMLNYLKF
- a CDS encoding polyprenyl synthetase family protein; this encodes MNHQHAHFIMTNVNSIGELLKSFEMYMAKVQWTKQPVELYDPVTYILSIGGKRLRPITLLYLVDILKGDKLRALDAAYGIELFHNFSLIHDDIMDASSKRRSFDTVHVKYGQNEAILSGDLMLIESVSFIQKAQAGDTKINLMDLFLNTAREVCEGQSLDMSFEIKLDVSLEQYLEMIRLKTAVLLACCFGLAAKISKREDLTNALYSLGIQIGLAFQLEDDWLDFYSETTDFGKIKGGDILRAKKSALILELCEAMNTEVRKEFLEKYVTGNDPAKRLQEVASLLNQYSIKEKLKQRITNYKLKAQSVLDDLYINDEQKNELKLWMQFILDRRH
- a CDS encoding amidohydrolase, with the protein product MLQTKNWNEITQKVAEKLKTIPEGEWLEGMGWHQEKWNENPGLTVNGYPFHDDLSKISPDNPVILKHASGHALIANQKAMELASINSETNSPAGGRIVKDASGKLTGVFEENAMNLIFNAFQQSFQQKTKSQQLDLLKLQAYHANTLCNQFGITSFQDAGSSLEEIRALKSLCDSQQLSIRLYVMLLNDTDSTLTDLDQLPIPMNQNQSFSCKAVKAYLDGALGSYGAWLLASYADKSDFYGQNTLPISKLQQIATTCKQKGLQLCVHGIGDRGNREILNVFENQLKSSNYDQRWRIEHAQHLDSLDIPRFKTLGVIASMQAIHCTSDAPFVIKRLGFERARQGAYAWRFLLNAGAHLANGTDCPVESVNPFECMYAAITRKRLDNGLEFFPEQKMNRIEALRSYTIWNAYAAFEESIKGSLEVGKLADFIILDRNLLECNDAEVAGCKVTKLIFGGKERSIN